One Plasmodium cynomolgi strain B DNA, chromosome 12, whole genome shotgun sequence genomic region harbors:
- a CDS encoding hypothetical protein (putative) yields the protein MSEAKRTVLLAEKKHDEGVTAVTNKNILFKECKYANEFRETFINIETDYSLESEKEKNNIPLLKVFKKKLKEEKACSRVLILFQTSKEGSSRSCLKEHLLKVLEQDYNQAITGVCVFVHVHSIMLLESLATKILFSFIKQLKGMKNVNGVQVLYFSELNKKSVTDHFAFFEYTKEQPKGAPLSAERNFVEEVWELYISTLQFCCLVKNSAEHQGIFDKNENVKKNFALLPHLYSDAAKQYVWTADGNEISVGTGPK from the exons ATGAGCGAAGCCAAAAGGACAGTACTCCTGGCGGAGAAAAAACACGACGAAGGAGTGACCGCCGTCACGAACAAAAACATCCTTTTCAAGGAGTGCAAATACGCAAACGAATTCAGGGAGACATTTATCAATATCGAAACGGACTACAGCTTGGagagtgaaaaagaaaaaaacaacatccCCCTGCTGAaggtgtttaaaaaaaagttaaaagaagaaaaggcatGCAGTAGAGTGTTGATCCTGTTCCAAACATCGAAGGAAGGAAGTAGTAGGAGTTGTTTGAAGGAGCATCTGCTGAAGGTGCTCGAGCAAGACTACAACCAAGCCATCACAGGTGTGTGTGTCTTTGTGCACGTGCATTCCATCATGCTGCTAGAATCCTTGGCaacgaaaattttgttttcctttatcaAACAGCTAAAAGGGATGAAGAATGTGAACGGGGTCCAGGTTTTGTATTTCAGCGAGCTCAACAAGAAGAGCGTGACTGACCACTTCGCCTTCTTTGAGTACACTAAGGAACAGCCCAAGGGCGCGCCCCTCTCCGCCGAGCGCAACTTCGTGGAAGAG GTCTGGGAGCTGTACATAAGCACCCTGCAGTTCTGCTGCCTCGTGAAAAACAGCGCAGAGCACCAGGGCATCTTCgacaaaaacgaaaacgttAAAAAGAACTTCGCCCTGCTGCCACACTTGTATAGCGATGCCGCGAAGCAGTACGTGTGGACCGCCGACGGTAATGAGATCAGCGTGGGGACGGGGCCCAAGTGA
- a CDS encoding TBC domain containing protein (putative): MQTNDSVRNFAEDIQKIKTWNRIYEKKMELFHLKKLIQQEMAAASAGSAKQTEGAEGRGKTDGTNFSRDCKETTPTSVNSGKSKLSFFLTTPLSYDNYFNLKKSEKNGTTVCRKERGKGLSSAGSYAIGGASTNGAQNVPVKSEQTDDKPNGRATQWETENKEEGRSKSPTQKQYITSQVGSSYTGGRNKADEVGQSQKRGKNSQVSYVSSSTKGGLPNGIATLPNAIATLHNAIATLPNAIATLSLEKKKSYFTCMSKQLDGYIKEEVKNGVPDHLRGFVWQVLVESYEYKKESKLREKGHANERGSSRYQYYLSISNQYESAIKKDMNRTYPKHILFKNNYEQGQQILFNVLKAYSNYNTSLGYCQGMAFIVATFILYMNEEDAFFMLIALIEKYQLNDLFSSDMSLLNEDLFILDQLLLVYFPKIYVHMKKENVHSSMFASQWFVTLFSYSISIVYVVRIWDFFFIYSHSFIFKVALAYFKLQEEAILRESFEGILNRLKVLSKHVELDVLIDTALGLDLPQATIARLSAEYRAVRQHRGDAVRQHRGDAVRQCNGDAVQKVFGEVVHRKVEVFHEKGDELCEEGRIP, from the exons ATGCAAACAAACGACAGCGTTCGAAACTTCGCGGAGGACATCCAGAAAATCAAAACATGGAACCGCATATATGAGAAGAAGATGGAGCTGTTTCACTTGAAGAAGTTAATTCAGCAAGAAATGGCAGCAGCGTCAGCAGGCAGCGCGAAGCAAACCGAGGGCGCAGAAGGAAGAGGCAAAACGGACGGGACGAACTTCAGTAGGGACTGCAAGGAAACGACGCCGACCAGTGTCAACTCAGGTAAAAGCAaactgtccttttttttgaccaCACCCTTATCGTACGATAATTactttaatttgaaaaaaagtgaaaagaatGGCACGACAGTGTGTAGGAAGGAACGGGGAAAAGGTTTATCCAGTGCGGGAAGTTATGCCATCGGGGGAGCGAGCACAAATGGTGCACAGAACGTCCCCGTGAAGAGTGAGCAGACGGATGACAAACCAAATGGCAGAGCCACCCAGTGGGAGACAGAAAACAAAGAGGAAGGACGTTCTAAAAGTCCCACTCAAAAGCAGTACATCACTTCGCAGGTTGGTAGTAGCTACACTGGGGGGAGAAACAAAGCAGATGAAGTGGGGCAGTCccagaaaaggggaaaaaacagccaAGTGAGTTACGTGTCCAGCAGCACCAAGGGTGGACTCCCCAATGGGATTGCTACACTCCCTAATGCGATTGCTACACTCCACAATGCGATTGCCACACTCCCCAATGCGATTGCTACACTCTctcttgaaaaaaagaaaagctaTTTTACCTGCATGAGCAAGCAGCTTGATGGTTACATAAAAGAggaggtaaaaaatggagtgcCCGATCACTTGAGAGGATTCGTATGGCAAGTCTTAGTAGAGTCATATgaatacaaaaaggagagtaagTTGAGAGAAAAAGGTCATGCAAATGAGAGAGGCAGCAGTAGGTATCAATATTACCTGAGCATAAGTAACCAATACGAAAGTGCAATAAAGAAAGATATGAACAGGACATACCCGAagcacattttatttaaaaataattatgaacaaGGTCAGCAAATACTTTTTAATGTACTAAAGGCTTACAGTAATTACAACACAAGTTTGGGTTACTGTCAAGGGATGGCATTCATCGTGGCGACCTTCATTCTTTACATGAATGAGGAGGATGCTTTCTTTATGTTAATAGCTCTAATAGAGAAGTACCAACTTAATGACCTATTTTCTTCTGATATGTCATTGCTAAATGAGGATCTGTTTATCCTAGACCAACTGCTCCTTGTGTATTTCCCTAAAATTTACGTCCatatgaagaaggaaaacgtGCACTCGAGTATGTTTGCCTCCCAATGGTTTGTTACTCTCTTCTCCTACAGCATTAGCATCGTCTACGTAGTTAGgatttgggattttttttttatttatagtCACTCGTTTATATTTAAGGTGGCGCTGGCGTACTTCAAACTGCAGGAGGAGGCCATACTACGCGAATCTTTTGAGGGGATCCTGAACAGGTTAAAGGTCCTGTCCAAGCACGTGGAGCTGGACGTGCTGATCGATACGGCTCTGGGGCTGGACCTGCCCCAAGCCACCATTGCACGCCTCTCTGCGGAGTACCGCGCGGTGAGGCAGCATCGCGGAGATGCCGTAAGGCAGCATCGCGGCGATGCCGTAAGGCAGTGTAACGGAGACGCG GTCCAGAAAGTCTTCGGAGAAGTCGTCCATCGGAAGGTGGAAGTCTTTCATGAAAAAGGAGATGAACTCTGCGAGGAGGGCAGAATCCCGTGA
- a CDS encoding WD domain G-beta repeat domain containing protein (putative) — MLIATQNCCIYTLDAYTGDVLYSYSFLYESSSPRASPVVPSYPIYSFDSNYVLSGGRDGNLHVWDIKGNPVCKKKIDNHVLFVKWVYNRAAFVTTSNYLLIWQIPKDN, encoded by the exons atgcTCATAGCGACACAGAACTGTTGCATTTACACGTTGGACGCCTACACAGGGGATGTGCTTTACTCGTACAGCTTCCTCTACGAGAGCAGCTCTCCGCGCGCCTCGCCCGTTGTACCTTCCTACCCGATTTATTCGTTCGACTCGAATTATGTGCTCTCCG GCGGAAGAGATGGGAACCTCCACGTCTGGGACATAAAGGGAAACCccgtgtgcaaaaaaaaaattgacaaccACGTTTTGTTTGTAAAATGGGTGTACAACCGAGCAGCGTTTGTAACGA CTAGCAATTACCTCCTAATCTGGCAGATACCGAAAGACAATTAG
- a CDS encoding hypothetical protein (putative) — translation MATSLNLLRKPNGSIPAVFNHKVFGNILKFNTNKQNNLAGNNVSNQLGTQTVGEHLDKGNAQFKYCPYLKPLDIKGIKRADRKFDYNSSYSFMLAQKDFSANPQNRNFLTHCLYNGMKIPLPPSRYKLAQYVDVRLDVFSPFIITLVRTGEKFRALICCRVSHFK, via the exons ATGGCGACGTCACTGAACCTGTTGAGAAAACCGAATGGCTCCATTCCGGCCGTTTTTAATCacaag GTGTTCGGAAATATACTGAAGTTTAACACGAACAAGCAGAATAATTTGGCCGGTAACAATGTGAGTAACCAGCTGGGAACGCAGACCGTGGGGGAACACCTAGACAAAGGCAACGCCCAGTTTAAGTACTGCCCCTACTTGAAGCCCCTGGACATCAAGGGAATTAAGAGGGCCGACCGGAAGTTCGACTACAACAGCAGCTACTCATTTATGCTGGCGCAGAAAGATTTTTCAGCAAATCCGCAAAACAGGAACTTCCTCACGCACTGCTTGTACAACGGGATGAAGATCCCCCTGCCCCCCAGCAGATACAAGTTGGCACAATAT gTGGACGTTAGGCTGGAcgtgttttccccctttatAATTACCT TGGTCCGTACCGGAGAAAAGTTCCGCGCACTAATCTGTTGCCGCGTTTCGCATTTTAAG
- a CDS encoding hypothetical protein (putative) yields MERPKYYPGFCKQLGAKGRRCMLELIRRVYREKTSDCKNILAHKLKPPACISNLPFFNITMLWKLSYEFGVFEEALKIHRIYGQSAGALNQFLNGGGITNGANPIGEEKKERVLTSNNHMEEARPNFLYNDSCESCRMNREYSRRSLLKEGHKEEEEGEADEEEAEDEEEAEDEEEAEDEGEAEDEEEAEEEDEEEREPIKTYEIKNGLKADSVKADAVEKLLSSFMHISNAILLHLKKNKGTCRPPKSRYSLLSDHCLLLIPIKQQNRRKRGRSNTHKGNEPNAQRSIQHEDDRGVQQIKRNDRVLHEMIKQYVMDKKEKKILQKNEIMAKEKNVINCLKNKKKKFCNMNTPKVHRMRNNMEGRRVETEDLMNFLRQREVAKRGTTKQAPLW; encoded by the exons atggaaaggccAAAGTATTACCCAGGATTTTGTAAGCAACTAggagcaaaaggaaggaggTGCATGTTGGAACTGATCAGGAGAGTGTACAGGGAAAAGACTTCCgattgcaaaaatattttggctCATAAATTAAAACCTCCTGCTTGTATCTCAAACCTCCCATTTTTCAACATCACTATGTTGTGGAAGCTGTCGTATGAGTTTGGTGTTTTTGAGGAAGCGCTAAAGATACACCGGATTTATGGACAGAGCGCTGGGGCATTAAATCAGTTTTTAAATGGGGG AGGCATTACAAACGGAGCGAACCCAataggagaagaaaaaaaggaacgcgTCCTCACTAGTAATAACCACATGGAGGAAGCGCgtcccaattttttgtacaatgaCAGCTGCGAGTCGTGCAGGATGAACAGGGAGTATAGCAGACGGAGCCTCCTAAAGGAGGGCcacaaggaggaagaagaaggagaagcggatgaggaagaagcggaggatgaggaagaagcggaggatgaggaagaagcggaggatgaaggagaagcggaggatgaggaagaagcggaggaggaagacgaggagGAGAGGGAGCCAATCAAGACgtacgaaataaaaaacggcTTGAAGGCAGACTCCGTGAAGGCAGACGCTGTGGAGAAATTACTCTCCAGCTTTATGCACATCAGCAACGCAATACTGCTtcaccttaaaaaaaataaaggtacCTGTCGTCCCCCCAAGTCACGATACAGTTTGCTAAGTGACCACTGCTTGTTGTTAATCCCGATAAAACAGCAGAATAGGAGAAAGAGAGGAAGGAGCAATACACATAAAGGAAACGAACCCAATGCACAGCGGAGTATTCAGCATGAGGATGATCGGGGGGTACAACAGATTAAAAGAAACGATCGAGTCCTCCACGAG ATGATAAAACAGTACGTCATGgacaagaaggaaaaaaaaattctgcaaAAGAACGAAATTATGGCCAAAGAAAAGAACGTTATTAACTGcctgaaaaataaaaaaaaaaaattttgcaacaTGAACACTCCAAAAGTACACAGAATGAGGAACAACATGGAGGGCAGAAGAGTTGAGACGGAGGACCTCATGAATTTTTTACGACAGAGGGAGGTTGCAAAGAGGGGAACTACCAAGCAAGCCCCCCTTTGGTAG